Proteins encoded by one window of Kribbella italica:
- a CDS encoding zinc-dependent alcohol dehydrogenase produces MMLALEMYRSPAKFLAAKAVGSRIPGVLTGPAAPLRLVTINEPKADRDGWARIRPILSGICGSDLGMVTGHTKLYFSALVSMPFVPGHEIVGELLEDCEDLPKGTRVVMDSVLTCAARGVEPCESCVAGRTNRCDRITVGHVAPGLQTGFCQDTGGGWGNVMVAHRSQLYAVPDGLSDERAVLTEPLAGAVHTALRAKVEPGQSVLVSGAGAVGLFATLALRELTQAGRITVVAKHPKQRELAKAFGASDVVAPDEVFRGVRRATGAFRLKPELNAKEFLLGGVDIAVDAVGSKDSIDTVLRVTKAGGRVVLAGMPSTGADLSPVWFRELELTGTYASSREEPNDRPAFETALEIAAKAPLDGVVGARYPLYRWREALDHAQSAGRLGTVKVAFDVRAS; encoded by the coding sequence ATGATGCTCGCCCTCGAGATGTACCGCTCGCCGGCCAAGTTCCTGGCGGCCAAGGCGGTCGGCAGCCGGATCCCCGGCGTGCTCACCGGCCCGGCCGCGCCGCTGCGCCTCGTCACGATCAACGAGCCGAAGGCCGACCGCGACGGCTGGGCCCGGATCCGGCCGATCCTGTCGGGTATCTGCGGCTCCGACCTCGGCATGGTCACCGGTCACACCAAGCTGTACTTCTCGGCGCTGGTGTCGATGCCGTTCGTGCCCGGTCACGAGATCGTCGGCGAGCTGCTGGAGGACTGCGAGGACCTGCCCAAGGGCACCCGCGTGGTGATGGACTCCGTGCTCACCTGTGCCGCCCGTGGCGTCGAGCCGTGCGAGAGCTGCGTCGCGGGTCGTACCAACCGCTGCGACCGGATCACCGTCGGCCACGTCGCGCCGGGTCTGCAGACCGGCTTCTGCCAGGACACCGGCGGTGGCTGGGGCAACGTGATGGTCGCCCACCGCAGCCAGCTGTACGCCGTACCGGACGGTCTGTCGGACGAGCGCGCCGTCCTGACCGAGCCGCTCGCGGGTGCGGTGCACACCGCCCTGCGCGCCAAGGTCGAGCCGGGGCAGTCGGTCCTGGTCAGCGGAGCCGGAGCGGTCGGGCTGTTCGCGACCCTCGCGCTGCGCGAGCTGACGCAGGCCGGCCGGATCACGGTCGTCGCCAAGCATCCCAAGCAGCGTGAGCTGGCGAAGGCCTTCGGCGCGAGCGACGTGGTCGCGCCCGACGAGGTCTTCCGCGGCGTACGCCGGGCAACGGGCGCCTTCCGGCTCAAGCCGGAGCTGAACGCCAAGGAGTTCCTGCTCGGCGGCGTCGACATCGCCGTCGACGCGGTCGGCAGCAAGGACTCGATCGACACCGTGCTGCGGGTCACCAAGGCCGGTGGCCGGGTGGTCCTGGCCGGGATGCCGTCGACGGGTGCGGACCTGTCGCCGGTGTGGTTCCGCGAGCTGGAGCTGACCGGCACGTACGCGTCCTCGCGGGAGGAGCCGAACGACCGGCCCGCCTTCGAGACCGCGCTGGAGATCGCCGCGAAGGCGCCGCTGGACGGCGTGGTCGGCGCGCGGTACCCGCTCTACCGGTGGCGTGAGGCGTTGGACCACGCCCAGTCCGCCGGCCGCCTGGGCACCGTGAAGGTGGCCTTCGATGTGAGGGCCTCATGA